Proteins from a genomic interval of Streptomyces sp. NBC_00820:
- the eccE gene encoding type VII secretion protein EccE has product MTSGTRTRSRGRSAARGRTAESAPGPRETSGRSEAPRQAVTLGPGHRPGQAGSFRLQRLVLVEIAAAVLVVGWAIGTLALVPAAIVAVALVLLAFVRRRGRSLPEWLGTARELKARQRRAAATPVPPGTEPALVPALECEPALRTYSYGGRDRRPVGMAGDGTFLTAVLQVEADTTALRAERNRQPLPLGLVRDALEVDGIRLESAQVVLHTQPAPALHLPQQSVAVANYQPLQEQTGAPAVRITWIALKLDPELCAEAVAARGGGLLGAQKCVVRVADHLASRLTGAGFRASVLDEEELVSALATSACANPLVTAEAARGEARERRTEESGRSWRCDNRRHTTYWVRRWPQLGGARGESLPQFVARVTAIPALATTFSLTLARGERQEVSLCGHLRVTGRSDDELVAARRALESAAQQAGAGLARLDREQLPGMLATLPLGGAR; this is encoded by the coding sequence ATGACTTCCGGAACGCGGACGCGTTCGCGCGGCCGGTCCGCGGCACGTGGTCGTACGGCCGAGTCGGCGCCGGGTCCACGAGAGACGTCCGGTCGGTCCGAAGCGCCGCGTCAGGCGGTCACGCTGGGCCCCGGACACCGGCCGGGGCAGGCCGGTTCGTTTCGTCTGCAACGACTCGTCCTGGTGGAGATCGCGGCCGCCGTCCTGGTCGTGGGCTGGGCGATCGGCACGCTGGCGCTGGTACCTGCCGCGATCGTCGCGGTGGCCCTGGTCCTGCTGGCCTTCGTACGGCGGCGGGGGCGCTCGCTGCCGGAGTGGCTCGGCACGGCCCGTGAGCTGAAGGCACGTCAGCGGCGCGCCGCCGCGACCCCGGTACCGCCTGGCACGGAACCGGCGCTGGTGCCCGCCCTCGAGTGCGAGCCCGCCCTGCGCACCTACTCCTACGGCGGCCGTGACCGGCGCCCGGTCGGGATGGCCGGGGACGGGACCTTCCTGACCGCCGTCCTCCAGGTCGAGGCCGACACCACGGCGCTGCGGGCCGAGCGGAACCGGCAGCCGCTGCCGCTGGGGCTGGTGCGGGACGCGCTGGAGGTGGACGGGATCCGGCTGGAGTCGGCCCAGGTCGTGCTGCACACGCAGCCGGCGCCCGCGCTGCATCTGCCGCAGCAGTCCGTGGCCGTCGCCAACTACCAGCCGCTCCAGGAGCAGACGGGCGCCCCGGCGGTGCGCATCACCTGGATCGCGCTGAAGCTCGATCCCGAGCTGTGCGCGGAGGCGGTGGCGGCGCGCGGTGGCGGACTGCTCGGGGCGCAGAAGTGCGTGGTGCGGGTCGCGGACCATCTCGCGAGCCGGCTGACCGGCGCGGGGTTCCGGGCCAGCGTGCTCGACGAGGAGGAGCTGGTCTCCGCGCTCGCCACCTCGGCCTGTGCCAACCCCCTGGTCACCGCCGAGGCGGCGCGCGGTGAGGCGCGTGAGCGGCGTACGGAGGAGTCCGGGCGCAGCTGGCGGTGCGACAACCGGCGGCACACGACGTACTGGGTCCGGCGCTGGCCCCAGCTGGGCGGCGCCCGGGGTGAGTCGCTGCCTCAGTTCGTCGCCCGGGTGACGGCGATTCCGGCTTTGGCCACCACCTTCAGCCTCACGCTCGCGCGCGGCGAGCGGCAGGAGGTTTCGCTGTGCGGGCACCTGCGGGTGACCGGGCGCAGCGACGACGAGCTCGTGGCCGCGCGCCGCGCGCTGGAGAGCGCGGCGCAGCAGGCCGGTGCGGGTCTGGCCCGGCTGGACCGCGAGCAACTGCCGGGCATGCTGGCCACGTTGCCCCTTGGAGGTGCGCGTTGA
- the eccB gene encoding type VII secretion protein EccB, whose product MASRRDQLNAYTFAKRRMLASFVQSSPDASDEGAPRPLRAVLPGAIVGVVVLAAFGAWGMFRPTAPEGWDAPGQKVIIASESTTRYVVLKTKGKVQLHPVLNMASAKLVLGTQDDVDVVTVDESILDNGKIPHGVTIGIPYAPDRLPSDTEAGAEKRWAVCERPSGSGDSIQKAAFVLATRDLGRTEGARQKLHGGELLYVTTPDKARYIVDARGWAYKVDGTDPLLLQTLVGTTREPQHVTKEWIDTLHQGDPVDFPVIDGTPGTPASAPGQLDSRTNRVGMVLRARINGSEQYFVVLPHRVAPVSPFVAQLLLTSKDLVTVGQTGHETEVSPGAIVRGEPFGAEHTWPTEAPTAVNEASTAAGSRNTVCTVLRHVDPKNGATTLSTWAGTDFPAVLATGSSSAYVTAGSGQLYRQFQGTEAAAGPVFLVTDTGLRYALQSNDDGETGSAGIGVTVKQRQQLQQEAKLAQTHLGYAGVRPAPIPAAWSKFLPTGPRLSTADARQPQGS is encoded by the coding sequence ATGGCATCTCGGCGGGACCAACTCAACGCCTACACCTTCGCGAAGCGCCGCATGCTCGCGTCGTTCGTGCAGTCGTCACCGGATGCCTCGGACGAGGGGGCTCCACGACCGCTGCGCGCGGTGCTGCCGGGCGCGATCGTCGGCGTGGTCGTCCTGGCGGCCTTCGGAGCCTGGGGCATGTTCAGGCCGACGGCCCCGGAGGGCTGGGACGCTCCCGGCCAGAAGGTGATCATCGCCAGCGAGTCGACCACCCGGTACGTGGTGCTGAAGACCAAGGGCAAGGTCCAGCTCCACCCGGTGCTCAACATGGCCTCGGCCAAGCTGGTCCTCGGCACCCAGGACGACGTGGACGTCGTCACCGTCGACGAGTCGATCCTCGACAACGGCAAGATCCCGCACGGCGTCACCATCGGCATCCCCTACGCGCCCGACCGGCTGCCGTCCGACACGGAGGCGGGAGCCGAGAAGCGCTGGGCCGTCTGCGAACGCCCCAGCGGCAGCGGCGACTCGATCCAGAAGGCCGCGTTCGTCCTGGCCACGCGCGACCTGGGCAGGACCGAGGGCGCCCGGCAGAAGCTGCACGGCGGCGAACTGCTCTACGTCACCACACCCGACAAGGCGCGCTACATCGTGGACGCCCGGGGCTGGGCGTACAAGGTGGACGGCACGGACCCGCTGCTGCTGCAGACCCTCGTGGGCACGACGCGTGAACCCCAGCACGTCACCAAGGAGTGGATCGACACCCTGCACCAGGGCGACCCCGTCGACTTCCCCGTGATCGACGGCACTCCGGGGACACCGGCGAGCGCCCCCGGACAGCTGGACAGCCGGACCAACCGCGTCGGCATGGTGCTGCGGGCCCGGATCAACGGCAGCGAGCAGTACTTCGTCGTCCTGCCCCACCGGGTCGCCCCGGTCTCCCCCTTCGTCGCCCAGCTGCTGCTGACCAGCAAGGACCTCGTCACGGTCGGCCAGACAGGTCACGAGACGGAGGTCAGTCCCGGTGCCATCGTGCGGGGCGAGCCGTTCGGCGCCGAGCACACCTGGCCCACCGAGGCGCCCACCGCGGTCAACGAGGCCTCCACCGCCGCCGGCAGCCGCAACACCGTCTGCACCGTCCTGCGCCACGTCGACCCCAAGAACGGTGCCACGACGCTGAGCACCTGGGCGGGCACCGACTTCCCCGCGGTCCTGGCCACCGGCTCCTCCAGCGCGTACGTCACCGCCGGCTCCGGCCAGCTCTACCGCCAGTTCCAGGGCACGGAGGCCGCCGCGGGCCCGGTCTTCCTGGTCACCGACACCGGCCTGCGCTACGCCCTGCAGTCCAACGACGACGGCGAGACGGGCAGCGCGGGCATCGGCGTCACCGTAAAGCAGCGCCAACAGCTCCAGCAGGAAGCCAAGCTGGCGCAGACCCACCTCGGATACGCGGGCGTGCGTCCCGCGCCGATTCCCGCGGCCTGGTCGAAGTTCCTGCCGACGGGCCCCCGCCTGTCCACGGCGGACGCCCGCCAGCCGCAGGGTTCGTGA
- the mycP gene encoding type VII secretion-associated serine protease mycosin, producing the protein MTSSRITPHPRLRTRTTLAAALATAAAGTLLTAPVAAADSGSDQCTFSRTNHKYAGTPWALQRVMLDELWSQSKGRNVKVAVIDTGVDTANPQLTHAVDGALGVNLLPPKDDKGQPVDGAKSKATTDTVGHGTRVAGIIAARPMKGTGFVGLAPQATIVPIKQNDAEGHGTADSLAAAVRHAIKAKVQVINISQDTANAAAPTEDLHRAVDEALAQQIVVVASAGNDGLGGNDKKTYPASYAGVLAVAASDRNNERAAFSQSGDFVGVAAPGVDMISTVPKGGHCSDNGTSFSAPYVAGVAALIKAKHSDWTAREVVAQIEQTAERSITGHDRLVGWGVVDPVRALTEDDHPIESPHPDAGLAHAEAPTPARLTLGETPEERNARIATYAAIGVGVLVAGLSGGAVALRDARRRRRGLEARA; encoded by the coding sequence ATGACCTCCAGCCGCATCACCCCGCACCCCCGGCTCCGCACGCGTACGACCCTGGCGGCGGCGCTGGCCACGGCCGCCGCCGGCACCCTGCTGACGGCGCCCGTCGCGGCCGCCGACTCCGGATCCGACCAGTGCACGTTCTCCCGGACGAACCACAAGTACGCCGGGACGCCCTGGGCCCTGCAGCGGGTCATGCTCGACGAGCTGTGGAGCCAGTCGAAGGGCAGGAACGTCAAGGTGGCCGTCATCGACACAGGCGTCGACACGGCCAACCCACAGCTCACCCACGCGGTGGACGGCGCCCTGGGCGTCAACCTGCTGCCCCCCAAGGACGACAAGGGCCAGCCGGTCGACGGAGCCAAGTCCAAGGCCACCACGGACACCGTCGGCCACGGCACACGCGTGGCCGGCATCATCGCCGCCCGCCCGATGAAGGGCACCGGCTTCGTCGGCCTGGCGCCCCAGGCCACGATCGTCCCCATCAAACAGAACGACGCGGAGGGCCACGGCACGGCCGACTCCCTCGCCGCCGCCGTCCGGCACGCGATCAAGGCCAAGGTCCAGGTCATCAACATCTCCCAGGACACCGCGAACGCCGCGGCCCCGACGGAGGACCTGCACCGGGCGGTCGACGAGGCCCTCGCGCAGCAGATCGTCGTCGTCGCCTCCGCGGGCAACGACGGCCTGGGCGGCAACGACAAGAAGACCTACCCGGCGTCGTACGCCGGTGTCCTCGCCGTTGCGGCCTCCGACCGCAACAACGAGCGGGCGGCGTTCTCCCAGTCGGGCGACTTCGTGGGCGTCGCGGCCCCCGGCGTCGACATGATCTCCACGGTTCCCAAGGGCGGCCACTGCTCCGACAACGGCACGAGTTTCTCGGCCCCCTACGTGGCCGGCGTCGCCGCGCTCATCAAGGCCAAGCACTCCGACTGGACCGCCCGCGAGGTCGTGGCACAGATCGAGCAGACGGCGGAGCGTTCCATCACGGGGCACGACCGGCTCGTCGGCTGGGGAGTGGTGGACCCGGTCCGCGCCCTCACCGAGGACGATCACCCCATCGAGTCCCCCCACCCCGACGCGGGCCTCGCCCACGCGGAGGCCCCCACCCCCGCCCGCCTCACCCTCGGCGAGACCCCCGAGGAACGCAACGCCCGCATCGCCACGTACGCGGCCATCGGCGTCGGAGTCCTGGTGGCGGGCCTGAGCGGCGGCGCGGTGGCCCTGCGTGACGCGCGCAGGAGGCGCCGAGGACTGGAAGCCCGAGCCTGA
- a CDS encoding DUF6571 family protein: MALTFTDLVEVDLGKLATAVADWKKTVDGLAKSAENARKGMRAKSDSAHWAGVNATVTREFITKTTKEISDLHVEANSIYQVLDDGHTELEALQKQIKKAVETDAPHLGIRVEDIGGGKVRCFFPHVRGDTDERTPEQLDARQELEGRINRLLAHAEEIDASVARALAKSHGKDGHDAGHSAYGSLNDAEAERAVELARKGTKMSDAELRELNQLLRFNSAEKDGEFATEFYQGLGGPDKALKFYAQMSLDGTSGHVSAMRLDEVRDLQKVMGYTLANATDPDHTHHLADSWGTEFRRLGTQQIGWERGQMDKPFGYQVLGGLLRYGNYDPRFLTPIAEHITQVHKENPHFFAPGGHADNPDLYGYNPSGKLGTGNDPLNSVLEALGHSPEASEKFFTQPPTAYNEDGTVKQGGDPGFTSYLDVFTDKDFEWTVDTNDTNIMVDEDKTQRALGFGPQALGHALESATSGRPYDSDATADAIRHTEARAHLVSQIVDKFGEHPELIRHNENGDLDEESGPLYALRGSLGDITAEYMGDFQQAMYQEDPHSGLFPTFGAAADLDSNHVSRFLGEVGQDPDAYSSITTAQQAYTSDVVDHVINDPSHSTASLDGRVGAAVAPGSAIAGIMSDARAHAIHHYHVASDTEFNEAAAEKQKWVNRVLGMGLEKAAERVPIAGAPLEWASEDIQESIMKSIEQDTSDEADTEAGQEYTAGRNAALNSAAAAVDHALAKNDTINADTAEDLRRAARTSAGHSHSDGAQWKSESGKN, from the coding sequence CACGTTCACGGACCTCGTCGAGGTCGACCTCGGCAAGCTCGCCACCGCCGTGGCGGACTGGAAGAAGACCGTCGACGGTCTCGCGAAGTCGGCCGAGAACGCGCGCAAGGGGATGCGGGCGAAGTCGGACTCGGCCCACTGGGCCGGTGTCAACGCGACGGTGACGCGGGAGTTCATCACCAAGACGACCAAGGAGATCTCGGATCTCCACGTCGAGGCGAACAGCATCTACCAGGTCCTCGACGACGGGCACACCGAACTCGAGGCCCTGCAGAAACAGATCAAGAAGGCGGTCGAGACCGATGCCCCGCATCTGGGGATCCGTGTCGAGGACATCGGCGGCGGAAAGGTCCGCTGCTTCTTCCCCCACGTCCGTGGTGACACCGACGAGCGCACTCCGGAGCAGCTCGACGCCAGGCAGGAGCTGGAGGGCCGGATCAACCGGCTGCTCGCCCACGCCGAGGAGATCGACGCCTCTGTCGCCCGCGCCCTGGCGAAGAGCCACGGCAAGGACGGCCACGACGCAGGGCACAGCGCGTACGGGTCCCTGAACGACGCCGAGGCCGAGCGCGCCGTCGAACTGGCCCGCAAGGGGACCAAGATGTCCGACGCGGAGCTGCGCGAGCTGAACCAGCTGCTGCGGTTCAACTCCGCGGAGAAGGACGGGGAGTTCGCGACCGAGTTCTACCAAGGTCTCGGCGGCCCCGACAAAGCCCTTAAGTTCTACGCCCAGATGTCACTCGACGGCACCAGCGGCCACGTGTCCGCGATGCGTCTCGACGAGGTACGGGACCTGCAGAAGGTCATGGGGTACACGCTCGCCAACGCGACGGACCCGGACCACACCCATCACCTGGCCGACAGCTGGGGCACGGAGTTCCGGCGCCTCGGCACCCAGCAGATCGGCTGGGAGCGGGGCCAGATGGACAAGCCGTTCGGCTACCAGGTGCTCGGTGGCCTTCTCCGTTACGGCAATTACGACCCGCGGTTCCTCACGCCCATCGCGGAGCACATCACCCAGGTCCACAAGGAGAACCCGCACTTCTTCGCCCCGGGTGGCCATGCCGACAACCCGGACCTCTACGGCTACAACCCTTCGGGCAAGCTCGGCACCGGCAACGACCCGCTGAACAGCGTCCTGGAGGCGCTGGGGCACAGTCCGGAGGCCTCGGAGAAGTTCTTCACCCAGCCGCCGACCGCCTACAACGAGGACGGCACGGTGAAGCAGGGGGGCGACCCCGGTTTCACGTCGTACCTCGACGTGTTCACCGACAAGGACTTCGAGTGGACCGTCGACACGAACGACACGAACATCATGGTCGACGAGGACAAGACGCAGAGGGCCCTCGGCTTCGGACCCCAGGCCCTCGGCCACGCCCTGGAGTCGGCGACCAGCGGGCGACCGTACGACTCCGACGCGACGGCCGACGCCATCAGGCACACCGAGGCTCGTGCGCACCTGGTGAGCCAGATCGTGGACAAGTTCGGTGAACACCCCGAACTCATCAGGCACAACGAGAACGGGGATCTGGACGAGGAGAGCGGCCCCCTGTACGCCCTTCGCGGGAGCCTCGGAGACATCACCGCCGAGTACATGGGCGACTTCCAGCAGGCCATGTACCAGGAGGACCCTCACAGCGGCCTCTTCCCGACATTCGGCGCCGCTGCCGACCTCGACTCGAATCATGTCTCCCGTTTCCTGGGCGAAGTCGGCCAGGACCCCGACGCCTATTCGTCCATCACGACCGCGCAGCAGGCCTACACGAGCGACGTCGTGGACCACGTCATCAACGACCCGAGCCATTCGACGGCGTCCCTGGACGGGCGTGTGGGTGCCGCGGTGGCCCCCGGTTCGGCGATCGCCGGCATCATGAGCGACGCCAGGGCCCATGCGATCCACCACTACCACGTCGCTTCCGACACGGAGTTCAACGAAGCCGCCGCCGAGAAGCAGAAGTGGGTGAACCGCGTCCTGGGCATGGGGCTCGAGAAGGCGGCCGAGCGGGTTCCCATCGCCGGCGCCCCTCTGGAATGGGCTTCGGAGGACATCCAGGAGTCCATCATGAAGAGCATCGAGCAGGACACGTCGGACGAAGCAGACACAGAAGCCGGCCAGGAGTACACGGCGGGACGGAACGCGGCCCTGAATTCAGCCGCCGCTGCCGTCGACCACGCCCTGGCGAAGAACGACACCATCAATGCCGATACTGCCGAGGATCTGCGGAGAGCGGCGCGCACGTCTGCCGGCCACAGCCACTCGGACGGGGCCCAGTGGAAATCGGAGAGTGGCAAGAATTGA